A stretch of DNA from Rhodothermales bacterium:
CTGACGTCCCGGTCGATCTTGTCTTCAGCTGGTTCGTTGAGTTGGAGCAGAAGGCTCCGCACCCAGGTGAGCGGTAGGTCGGGCCTTGTCCTCTAAAAGAAGAACGAAATCCGAAGTCCGTCGAGTGCAGTGGCTACGCTTCTCCTCTCTGCGTGCCAACCCTACAGGGATGGACTCCAACCGATCCGAGGGGTGGGGTCAACGGGAGTCGGACCCGTGTCCTCTACAATGCAGACGAATTCCGGATCCTTATAGACCGGACGTCGATAGCGACACCCAACATTGATCGGTTGAGAGGTTATGCTGAAGAGCCAGTGGGCTAGCGGAGTCCCAGCGGTTTCCCGCGTTGACCAAGCTCTTCGAGCTTCATTGGTGTTCGCCTCCTACTTCTTGGGCGGCTCATTCGTTTTCCCCGTCCTAGCATCGACCGGCAAAGTAGTCTTCGAGTCGCTGCGTGCCAGTTGTGGGTGCCACGACGTCGCTGGTCATCGCCGTAAAGAAGAATGCGAGCAGCTCGCCTTGGTGCCTGTTCGCGACTTTCGTTACTGCAGTCGCCAGCCTCATCATCCACACGGGCACCTCGGTAATGCGGGGGCGCGTTCCTATCGAACGGAACGCCAGCTCCGCAATCTCGCGGTAGGTGATGATCTCAGGTCCGCCAACATCGATTTCCTTGTACTCACCTTCCACCGCGTCGACACAACACACCGCCAGGTCTGCACCGTGTATTGGGTTCATGCGGTTGCCACCTCCACCGATGAGGTAGACGCGACCTCTCTTGGCCATCGTTAAGAACTCTGTCATATCCGAGAAATAGCCGGTCGGTCGTAGCACGGCGTGCTTCATCCCTGATGTCTTGAGCACGGCGACGAAGTCCTCATGTGCCTTGACGATTTGCAGATGCGGCAGGTTGGGACCATTAAACACCGACACGTAGATGAACTTCTCGACGCCGGCGTGCTGCGCTACCTCGAGAAGGTTCACGTTGCCCTGGTAGTCCACGTCTCTGAACGCGAGCTTGTCTCGTTGTTTGGTGATTCCGATCGACGAGAAAACGACGTCGATGTCGTCACAAACATGCTCGAGGGTTTCGGGTCGGGTCACCTCGCCACCGACAATTTCGTCCACCGAGCCCCTCAGGTGATCGAGCTTTTCGGGCGATC
This window harbors:
- a CDS encoding SDR family oxidoreductase: MKRVLVAGATGYLGQFVLQEFKARGYHVRALARSPEKLDHLRGSVDEIVGGEVTRPETLEHVCDDIDVVFSSIGITKQRDKLAFRDVDYQGNVNLLEVAQHAGVEKFIYVSVFNGPNLPHLQIVKAHEDFVAVLKTSGMKHAVLRPTGYFSDMTEFLTMAKRGRVYLIGGGGNRMNPIHGADLAVCCVDAVEGEYKEIDVGGPEIITYREIAELAFRSIGTRPRITEVPVWMMRLATAVTKVANRHQGELLAFFFTAMTSDVVAPTTGTQRLEDYFAGRC